In Streptomyces sp. NBC_01551, one DNA window encodes the following:
- the folP gene encoding dihydropteroate synthase produces MNTHRAVADRGRVTGLPDWDRCGVMGVVNVTPDSFSDGGRWFDTTAAVKRGLDLVAEGADLVDVGGESTRPGAPRVDEEEELRRVVPVVRGLASEGVVVSVDTMRASVAAQAVAAGAALVNDVSGGLADPGMIPAVAAAEVPFVVMHWRGFSENMNSLAVYDDVLAEVTAELRTRIDTVVSGGIAPERLLVDPGLGFAKMAEHDLALVAHLPELRALGFPLLVAASRKRFLGRVLAGAAAGAAVPPARERDAATAAVSAIAAHQGAWAVRVHEVRATADAVRVARAVEGAL; encoded by the coding sequence ATGAACACGCACCGCGCGGTCGCCGACAGGGGCCGGGTCACAGGGCTGCCGGATTGGGACCGCTGCGGGGTCATGGGGGTCGTCAACGTCACCCCCGACTCCTTCTCCGACGGCGGCCGCTGGTTCGACACCACGGCGGCCGTCAAGCGCGGCCTCGACCTCGTCGCCGAGGGCGCCGACCTCGTCGACGTCGGCGGTGAGTCCACCCGCCCCGGCGCCCCCCGCGTCGACGAGGAGGAAGAGCTGCGCCGCGTCGTCCCCGTCGTGCGCGGCCTCGCCTCCGAAGGCGTCGTCGTCTCCGTCGACACCATGCGCGCATCCGTCGCCGCGCAGGCCGTCGCCGCCGGCGCGGCCCTGGTCAACGACGTCAGCGGCGGCCTCGCCGACCCCGGCATGATCCCGGCCGTCGCCGCCGCCGAGGTGCCGTTCGTGGTCATGCACTGGCGCGGCTTCAGCGAGAACATGAACAGCCTCGCCGTCTACGACGACGTGCTCGCCGAGGTCACCGCCGAGCTCCGCACCCGCATCGACACCGTCGTCTCCGGCGGCATCGCCCCCGAGCGGCTCCTCGTCGACCCCGGCCTCGGCTTCGCCAAGATGGCCGAGCACGACCTGGCCCTCGTCGCCCACCTCCCCGAGCTCCGCGCCCTCGGCTTCCCGCTGCTGGTCGCCGCCTCCCGCAAGCGGTTCCTCGGCCGCGTCCTGGCCGGCGCCGCCGCGGGCGCCGCCGTGCCGCCCGCCCGCGAGCGCGACGCGGCCACCGCCGCCGTCTCCGCCATCGCCGCCCACCAGGGTGCCTGGGCCGTACGGGTCCACGAGGTACGGGCCACCGCCGACGCGGTTCGGGTGGCCCGCGCCGTGGAAGGGGCTCT
- a CDS encoding esterase family protein: MGLTSNTVLALAIVAGVLLFAATVWFWPKLSGRTWRAFTGRIGLLLATQLALFSAVGLAANKSFLFYGSWADLFGQETSMGKVVDHSMSSKDIKVVDKQKLDVPGGGKPQVGGQILKVAITGEKSKITSPGYVWLPPEYFQPQHKHQNFPAAIVLTGYPGTAENLIKGLNYPMTAFKQAKQGKMKPMILVMLRPTVAPPRDTECVDIPDGPQTETFFGHDLPKAIQGTFRVGDKPRNMGFIGNSTGGYCALKIATHYPQTFGAAAGLSAYYEAPDDPTTGNLFHGDEKLKKRADVLESIGKKEPIGTSFLVTSSQKGEPNLADTKKFIKKVKSPDRVSSIILESGGHNFNTWRREIAPMLVWMSDRIQA, translated from the coding sequence ATGGGTCTCACCAGTAATACGGTTCTGGCGCTGGCCATCGTCGCCGGTGTGCTGCTGTTCGCGGCCACGGTCTGGTTCTGGCCAAAGCTCTCCGGCCGCACCTGGCGTGCCTTCACGGGCCGGATCGGACTCCTGCTGGCGACCCAGCTGGCGCTCTTCTCGGCCGTCGGTCTGGCGGCGAACAAGTCGTTCCTCTTCTATGGATCCTGGGCCGACCTGTTCGGTCAGGAGACGTCGATGGGCAAGGTCGTCGACCACTCGATGAGCAGCAAGGACATCAAGGTCGTCGACAAGCAGAAGCTGGACGTCCCCGGCGGCGGCAAGCCGCAGGTCGGCGGACAGATCCTGAAGGTTGCCATAACCGGGGAGAAGTCGAAGATAACGAGCCCCGGGTACGTGTGGCTGCCGCCGGAGTACTTCCAGCCCCAGCACAAGCACCAGAACTTTCCCGCGGCCATCGTGCTGACGGGCTACCCGGGCACGGCGGAGAACCTGATCAAAGGGCTGAACTACCCGATGACGGCCTTCAAGCAGGCCAAGCAGGGCAAGATGAAGCCGATGATCCTGGTCATGCTGCGGCCGACCGTCGCGCCGCCGCGCGACACCGAGTGCGTGGACATACCCGATGGCCCGCAGACCGAGACGTTCTTCGGGCACGACCTGCCGAAGGCCATCCAGGGCACCTTCCGGGTCGGTGACAAGCCGCGGAACATGGGCTTCATCGGCAACTCCACGGGCGGCTACTGCGCCCTGAAGATCGCCACGCACTACCCGCAGACCTTCGGCGCCGCCGCTGGTCTCTCCGCGTACTACGAGGCCCCGGACGACCCGACCACCGGAAATCTGTTCCACGGGGACGAGAAGCTGAAGAAGCGTGCCGACGTCCTGGAGAGCATCGGGAAGAAGGAGCCGATCGGTACGTCGTTCCTCGTCACCAGCAGCCAGAAGGGCGAGCCGAACCTCGCCGACACCAAGAAGTTCATCAAGAAGGTGAAGAGCCCGGACCGGGTCTCCTCGATCATCCTGGAAAGCGGCGGCCACAACTTCAACACCTGGCGCCGTGAGATCGCGCCGATGCTGGTGTGGATGAGCGACCGCATCCAGGCCTGA
- a CDS encoding PH domain-containing protein → MSAEEPQAVAVAVATGVERRLHVLTPLRRAWVPIAATVGVVAQQGDRVAEWVGGLPRGLQALTMAGLVVVFGLYGFLSWWFTHYAVTDSELRIRTGLLFRRTAHIRLDRIQAVDVTRPLLARVAGVAKLRLDVIGTEEKDELAFLDEREAVALRAELLARAAGFAPSEAVAVGEAPERELLRVAPRELVVSLLLTLSVWAALAAGLVAPVVVWWVSDSPWAAAVTLLPILGGVWAGTAGRFLGEYDWTVAESPDGLRLDHGLLDRAHETVPPGRVQTVKLVEPLLWRRRGLVRVELAVAGSKNELLVPVATREAAQDVIARVLPGADLAALEFSPSPRAGSRWVVPVWWKGYALAVSDDLFAARHGRLCRRTEIVPHAKVQSVRMTQGPWQRARGVADVSVDTGANGTVTARLRPTPEATTLLHAQAARSHTSRATARPDRWMT, encoded by the coding sequence GTGAGCGCCGAGGAGCCGCAGGCCGTCGCGGTCGCTGTTGCCACCGGCGTCGAGCGGAGGCTGCACGTCCTCACGCCGCTGCGGCGGGCGTGGGTGCCGATCGCCGCGACCGTCGGCGTCGTGGCCCAGCAGGGCGACCGGGTCGCGGAGTGGGTGGGCGGGCTGCCGCGCGGCCTGCAGGCGCTGACCATGGCGGGCCTGGTCGTGGTGTTCGGCCTGTACGGGTTCCTCAGCTGGTGGTTCACCCACTACGCGGTGACCGACTCCGAACTGCGCATCCGCACCGGTCTGCTCTTCCGGCGCACCGCGCACATCCGGCTCGACCGGATCCAGGCCGTGGACGTGACCCGGCCGCTGCTGGCCCGGGTGGCCGGGGTCGCGAAGCTGCGGCTCGACGTGATCGGCACCGAGGAGAAGGACGAGCTGGCCTTCCTCGACGAGCGGGAGGCGGTGGCGCTGCGCGCCGAGCTGCTGGCCCGGGCGGCGGGCTTCGCCCCGTCCGAGGCGGTCGCGGTCGGCGAGGCCCCGGAGCGGGAGCTGCTCCGCGTCGCCCCCCGGGAGCTGGTGGTCTCGTTGCTGCTCACCCTGTCGGTGTGGGCGGCGCTGGCCGCGGGGCTCGTCGCCCCGGTCGTGGTGTGGTGGGTCAGCGACAGCCCCTGGGCGGCCGCCGTCACCCTCCTCCCCATCCTGGGCGGGGTCTGGGCGGGTACGGCCGGGCGGTTCCTCGGCGAGTACGACTGGACCGTCGCGGAGTCCCCGGACGGGCTGCGGCTCGACCACGGGCTGCTGGACCGGGCGCACGAGACGGTGCCGCCGGGCCGGGTCCAGACCGTGAAGCTGGTGGAGCCGCTGCTGTGGCGGCGCCGCGGCCTGGTCCGGGTGGAGCTCGCGGTGGCGGGCTCGAAGAACGAACTCCTGGTCCCGGTGGCGACGCGGGAGGCCGCCCAGGACGTGATCGCCCGGGTCCTGCCGGGCGCGGACCTGGCGGCGCTGGAGTTCAGCCCGTCGCCGCGGGCCGGATCGCGCTGGGTGGTCCCGGTGTGGTGGAAGGGCTACGCCCTGGCGGTCTCGGACGACCTGTTCGCCGCCCGCCACGGCCGGCTGTGCCGGCGCACCGAGATCGTCCCGCACGCCAAGGTGCAAAGCGTCCGGATGACACAGGGCCCCTGGCAACGCGCCCGCGGCGTGGCCGACGTATCCGTCGACACGGGCGCGAACGGCACGGTCACGGCCCGCCTCCGCCCGACCCCGGAAGCCACCACCCTCCTCCACGCCCAGGCCGCCCGCTCCCACACGTCCCGCGCGACCGCCCGCCCGGACCGGTGGATGACGTGA
- a CDS encoding ABC transporter substrate-binding protein: protein MSKSTRVLGAALGAVALTASLTACGGDSLEKSKDGGSSSSSAGASGGAKGKLVIGAAGFTESNVLAELYAQVLGDAGYDTSITTVNNRELYEPSLEKGEIDVVPEYAATLAEFLNAKVNGAKAPEEKPVASSDPAATVAALEKLAGPLGLKVLPAGAAVDQNAFAVSKEFAGKNNLKTLSDLGKSGLKVKIAAGDECAVRPFCAPGLKKTYGIDVSGIDPKGVGTPQSKQAVKDGVDQLVLTTTTDATLDSFGLVLLEDDKLLQNADNVVPVVNAKDAGAPEVAAALDKLTKALTTADLVALNRKVDAERAKPADVAKAYLESKGLIQK, encoded by the coding sequence ATGAGCAAGTCCACGCGTGTCCTCGGCGCGGCACTGGGTGCGGTGGCCCTGACGGCTTCGCTGACCGCGTGCGGCGGCGACAGCCTGGAGAAGTCCAAGGACGGCGGCTCGTCCTCCTCGTCCGCAGGGGCCTCCGGGGGCGCGAAGGGCAAGCTGGTGATCGGCGCGGCCGGCTTCACCGAGTCCAACGTGCTGGCGGAGCTCTACGCGCAGGTGCTGGGGGACGCGGGCTACGACACCTCGATCACCACGGTCAACAACCGCGAGCTGTACGAGCCCTCGCTGGAGAAGGGCGAGATCGACGTCGTCCCGGAGTACGCGGCCACCCTCGCGGAGTTCCTCAACGCCAAGGTGAACGGCGCGAAGGCGCCGGAGGAGAAGCCGGTCGCCTCCAGCGACCCGGCGGCGACGGTCGCCGCGCTGGAGAAGCTCGCCGGCCCGCTCGGCCTGAAGGTGCTGCCGGCGGGCGCGGCGGTCGACCAGAACGCCTTCGCGGTCAGCAAGGAGTTCGCCGGGAAGAACAACCTGAAGACGCTCTCCGATCTCGGCAAGTCCGGCCTGAAGGTGAAGATCGCCGCGGGCGACGAATGCGCCGTACGGCCGTTTTGCGCACCGGGTTTGAAGAAGACGTACGGAATCGACGTTTCCGGCATCGACCCCAAGGGCGTCGGCACCCCGCAGTCGAAGCAGGCGGTCAAGGACGGCGTGGACCAGCTGGTGCTGACCACGACCACGGACGCCACCCTCGACAGCTTCGGCCTGGTCCTGCTGGAGGACGACAAGTTGCTCCAGAACGCCGACAACGTCGTGCCGGTGGTCAACGCCAAGGACGCGGGCGCCCCGGAGGTCGCGGCCGCCCTCGACAAGCTGACCAAGGCGCTCACGACGGCCGATCTGGTCGCCCTCAACCGGAAGGTCGACGCGGAGCGCGCGAAGCCCGCGGACGTCGCGAAGGCCTACCTGGAGTCCAAGGGACTGATCCAGAAGTAG
- a CDS encoding ABC transporter ATP-binding protein has protein sequence MIRFEHVTKRYPDGTTAVEDLSFEVAEGELVTLVGPSGCGKTTTMKMVNRLIEPTSGRILLGGEDIAAADPVELRRRIGYVIQQVGLFPHKTVLENTATVPQLIGTPKAKARARAAELLELVGLDPAVYGGRYPEQLSGGQRQRVGVARALAADPPVLLMDEPFGAVDPVVRERLQNEFLALQKTVRKTILLVTHDLEEAIRLGDRIAVYGSGTIEQFARPAAVLAAPATDYVAGFVGADRGLKRLAVTPVGPADVVPAEAAAADGKAPTAEVALGASLREALALLLQEDSGRIAVTDPDTGALVGVLTPEGVHRALRRAQLQEA, from the coding sequence GTGATCCGATTCGAGCACGTGACCAAGCGCTACCCCGACGGGACGACGGCCGTCGAGGACCTGTCCTTCGAGGTCGCGGAGGGTGAGCTGGTCACGCTCGTGGGCCCGTCCGGCTGCGGCAAGACGACCACGATGAAGATGGTCAACCGGCTGATCGAGCCGACCTCCGGCCGGATCCTGCTCGGCGGCGAGGACATCGCCGCCGCCGACCCGGTCGAGCTGCGCCGCCGCATCGGGTACGTCATCCAGCAGGTCGGACTGTTCCCGCACAAGACGGTGCTGGAGAACACGGCGACCGTCCCGCAGCTGATCGGCACCCCCAAGGCCAAGGCCCGCGCGCGGGCGGCAGAGCTGCTCGAACTCGTCGGGCTCGATCCGGCGGTCTACGGGGGCAGGTACCCGGAGCAGCTGTCCGGCGGGCAGCGCCAGCGCGTCGGCGTGGCCCGCGCGCTCGCGGCGGACCCGCCGGTGCTGCTGATGGACGAGCCGTTCGGCGCGGTGGACCCGGTGGTGCGCGAACGCCTCCAAAACGAGTTCCTGGCCCTCCAGAAGACGGTGCGCAAGACGATCCTGCTGGTCACGCACGACCTGGAGGAGGCGATCCGGCTCGGCGACCGCATCGCCGTCTACGGCAGCGGCACCATCGAGCAGTTCGCCCGCCCGGCGGCGGTGCTCGCCGCGCCGGCCACGGACTACGTCGCGGGCTTCGTCGGCGCGGACCGGGGGCTCAAGCGGCTCGCGGTCACCCCGGTGGGGCCGGCCGACGTGGTGCCGGCCGAGGCCGCGGCCGCCGACGGGAAAGCCCCCACCGCCGAAGTGGCGCTGGGGGCGAGTCTGCGCGAGGCGCTCGCGCTGCTGCTGCAGGAGGACTCGGGCCGGATCGCGGTCACGGATCCGGACACCGGCGCGCTGGTCGGCGTACTCACCCCCGAAGGGGTGCACCGGGCGCTGCGCCGGGCCCAGCTGCAGGAGGCGTAG
- a CDS encoding DUF1992 domain-containing protein, with amino-acid sequence MTERKPPGVSVESWVDRQIREAAERGEFESLPGWGKPLASLDAPYDEMWWVKEKLHREGFAVLPPALALRKEAEDALEAARGARTERAARDILAAVNEKIRAALRMPPPGPPLGLTEYDVEAELAAWRESREGREGA; translated from the coding sequence GTGACCGAGCGCAAACCCCCCGGCGTCAGCGTCGAGTCCTGGGTGGACCGGCAGATTCGGGAGGCCGCCGAGCGCGGGGAGTTCGAGAGCCTGCCGGGCTGGGGCAAGCCGCTGGCCTCGCTCGATGCCCCGTACGACGAGATGTGGTGGGTCAAGGAGAAACTGCACCGCGAGGGGTTCGCGGTCCTGCCGCCCGCGCTGGCGCTCCGCAAGGAGGCCGAGGACGCGCTGGAGGCGGCCCGCGGGGCCCGCACCGAGCGCGCCGCGCGGGACATCCTCGCCGCGGTCAACGAGAAGATCCGCGCGGCCCTGCGCATGCCCCCGCCCGGGCCCCCGCTGGGCCTCACCGAGTACGACGTCGAGGCCGAGCTGGCGGCCTGGCGCGAGAGCCGCGAGGGCCGCGAGGGCGCGTAG
- a CDS encoding ABC transporter permease, whose product MAGQNCLVANDWFCWEYVTSRSQELTDATVQHVWITAVSVLIGLVVAVPLALLARRGRRWAAPVLGLTTLLYTVPSLAMFSLLLPLFGLSAALVVTGLVLYSLTILVRNVLAGLEAVPEDVREAARGMGYGPGRLLWQVELPLALPAVLAGVRIATVSTIALTTVGSIVGKGGLGNLIAPAVNSSFKAQVLTASVLCVLLALVADLLLLGTERLLTPWTRATRRAGAAPAPAAADAPADALTKGA is encoded by the coding sequence ATGGCCGGGCAGAACTGCCTGGTGGCGAACGACTGGTTCTGCTGGGAGTACGTCACCTCCCGCTCCCAGGAGCTCACCGACGCCACGGTCCAGCACGTGTGGATCACGGCCGTGTCGGTGCTCATCGGCCTCGTCGTGGCCGTCCCGCTCGCGCTGCTGGCCCGCCGCGGCCGCCGCTGGGCGGCCCCCGTGCTGGGCCTGACCACCCTGCTCTACACGGTCCCCTCGCTCGCCATGTTCTCCCTGCTCCTGCCGCTCTTCGGGCTGTCGGCGGCGCTGGTGGTGACCGGGCTGGTGCTGTATTCGCTGACCATCCTGGTCCGCAACGTGCTGGCCGGCCTGGAAGCGGTCCCCGAGGACGTACGGGAAGCCGCGCGCGGGATGGGGTACGGGCCCGGGCGGCTGCTGTGGCAGGTCGAACTGCCGCTGGCGCTGCCCGCGGTGCTCGCCGGGGTCCGGATCGCCACCGTCTCCACGATCGCGCTGACCACCGTCGGCTCCATCGTCGGCAAGGGCGGGCTGGGGAACCTGATCGCCCCGGCCGTGAACAGCTCCTTCAAGGCCCAGGTGCTCACCGCCTCGGTGCTGTGCGTGCTGCTCGCGCTGGTCGCGGACCTGCTGCTGCTCGGGACCGAGCGGCTGCTCACGCCGTGGACCCGGGCGACGCGGCGCGCGGGCGCGGCGCCCGCTCCGGCCGCGGCCGACGCGCCGGCCGACGCTCTGACCAAGGGGGCCTGA
- a CDS encoding NADH-quinone oxidoreductase subunit D has protein sequence MTETTVGIGGAAESTDMVLNIGPQHPSTHGVLRLRLVLDGERIVSAEPVVGYMHRGAEKLFEARDYRQIVMLANRHDWLSAFSNELGVVMAVERMLGMEVPERAVWMRTLLAELNRVLNHLMFLGSYPLELGGITPIFHAFREREELQAVMEEISGGRMHYMFNRVGGLKEDLPAGWLGRARAAIADVRTRMDVYDKLVRGNEIFRGRTRGVGVLSAEAVHAYGVSGPIARASGVDFDLRRDEPYLAYGELQDVLKVVTRTEGDCLARFECLLDQTHNALDLAVACLDRMAELPPGPINQRLPKVLKAPEGATYAWTENPLGINGYYLVSKGEKTPYRLKLRSASYNNIQALAVLLPGQLVADMVAILGSLFFVVGDIDK, from the coding sequence ATGACGGAGACCACGGTCGGCATCGGCGGAGCGGCGGAGAGCACCGACATGGTGCTCAACATCGGACCCCAGCACCCTTCCACGCACGGCGTGCTGCGCCTGCGGCTCGTCCTGGACGGCGAGCGGATCGTCAGCGCCGAGCCGGTGGTCGGCTACATGCACCGGGGCGCCGAGAAGCTCTTCGAGGCCCGCGACTACCGCCAGATCGTGATGCTCGCGAACCGCCACGACTGGCTGTCCGCGTTCTCCAACGAACTCGGCGTGGTCATGGCCGTCGAGCGGATGCTCGGCATGGAGGTCCCCGAGCGGGCCGTGTGGATGCGGACCCTGCTCGCCGAGCTGAACCGCGTGCTGAACCACCTGATGTTCCTGGGCTCGTACCCCCTCGAACTGGGCGGAATCACCCCGATCTTCCACGCGTTCCGCGAGCGCGAGGAGCTCCAGGCCGTCATGGAGGAGATCTCCGGCGGCCGCATGCACTACATGTTCAACCGGGTCGGCGGCCTCAAGGAGGACCTCCCGGCGGGCTGGCTCGGCCGGGCGCGCGCCGCGATCGCCGACGTCCGCACCCGCATGGACGTCTACGACAAGCTGGTCCGCGGCAACGAGATCTTCCGCGGCCGCACGCGCGGGGTGGGCGTGCTGTCCGCCGAGGCCGTGCACGCGTACGGGGTCTCCGGGCCGATCGCCCGCGCCTCCGGCGTCGACTTCGACCTGCGCCGCGACGAGCCGTACCTGGCGTACGGGGAGCTCCAGGACGTCCTGAAGGTGGTCACCCGTACCGAGGGCGACTGCCTGGCCCGCTTCGAATGCCTGCTGGACCAGACGCACAACGCGCTCGACCTGGCCGTGGCCTGCCTGGACCGGATGGCGGAGCTGCCGCCGGGGCCGATCAACCAGCGTCTGCCCAAGGTGCTGAAGGCGCCCGAGGGGGCCACGTACGCGTGGACCGAGAACCCCCTCGGCATCAACGGCTACTACCTCGTCTCCAAGGGCGAGAAGACCCCGTACCGGCTGAAGCTGCGCTCCGCCTCCTACAACAACATCCAGGCGCTGGCGGTGCTGTTGCCCGGGCAGCTGGTCGCGGACATGGTGGCGATCCTGGGCTCGCTGTTCTTCGTGGTCGGAGACATCGACAAATAG
- a CDS encoding ABC transporter permease — protein sequence MGVLGGAWDWLANGANWSGENGVWHRLGEHVFVSGVALAVACAVALPVGLWLGHLGKGGALAVNVSNVGRAIPVFAVLALFMVSPLRSAGNVPTIIALVLFAIPPLLTNAYVGMREVDRSVVEAARGMGMSGGQLFLRVELPLARGLVMTGLRSGAVQVIATATIAAMVGQGGLGRIITAGFNTYNTAQVFAGALLVALLALVVEGALVAADRLLLRRPAPAAR from the coding sequence ATGGGGGTACTGGGCGGGGCCTGGGACTGGCTGGCGAACGGCGCCAACTGGTCGGGGGAGAACGGTGTCTGGCACCGGCTCGGCGAGCACGTCTTCGTGAGCGGCGTGGCCCTGGCCGTCGCCTGCGCGGTGGCGCTGCCGGTCGGCCTGTGGCTCGGGCACCTCGGCAAGGGCGGCGCCCTCGCGGTGAACGTCTCCAACGTGGGCCGGGCGATCCCCGTCTTCGCGGTTCTGGCGCTGTTCATGGTCTCGCCGCTGCGCAGCGCGGGCAACGTGCCGACGATCATCGCGCTGGTGCTGTTCGCCATCCCGCCCCTGTTGACCAACGCGTACGTGGGCATGCGGGAGGTGGACCGCTCGGTGGTCGAGGCCGCCCGGGGCATGGGCATGTCCGGCGGCCAGCTGTTCCTGCGGGTGGAGCTGCCGCTCGCGCGCGGACTGGTGATGACGGGCCTGCGCTCGGGCGCCGTCCAGGTCATCGCCACGGCCACGATCGCGGCGATGGTCGGCCAGGGCGGCCTCGGTCGGATCATCACCGCCGGGTTCAACACATACAACACGGCGCAGGTCTTCGCGGGAGCGCTGCTGGTGGCACTGCTGGCGCTGGTGGTGGAGGGCGCGCTGGTGGCCGCGGACCGGCTGCTGCTGCGGCGCCCGGCGCCGGCGGCCCGCTGA
- a CDS encoding PH domain-containing protein, whose protein sequence is METGTNGETGRARWVGLPGGLLTLRRLLLVLWMTLLTAVTAVVLALTAGPAWAALGALWLPVAAWGWVLLGRNWRSWRYAERADDLLISRGVLWREETVVPYGRMQLVEVTSGPLERRFGLASVQLHTAAAATDAKIPGLAPAEAERLRDRLSELGEARSAGL, encoded by the coding sequence ATGGAAACGGGCACGAACGGTGAGACGGGCCGAGCGCGGTGGGTGGGTCTGCCGGGCGGGCTGCTCACGCTGCGGCGGCTGCTGCTGGTCCTGTGGATGACGCTGCTCACGGCGGTGACGGCGGTCGTGCTCGCGCTGACGGCCGGGCCCGCGTGGGCGGCCCTGGGCGCGCTCTGGCTGCCGGTGGCGGCCTGGGGATGGGTGCTGCTCGGCCGGAACTGGCGGTCCTGGCGGTACGCCGAGCGCGCCGACGACCTGCTGATCAGCCGCGGTGTGCTGTGGCGGGAGGAGACGGTGGTCCCGTACGGGCGGATGCAGCTGGTCGAGGTGACCTCGGGCCCGCTGGAGCGGCGCTTCGGGCTGGCCTCCGTACAGCTGCACACGGCGGCCGCGGCCACGGACGCGAAGATCCCGGGGCTGGCGCCGGCCGAGGCGGAGCGGCTGCGGGACCGGCTGTCGGAGCTCGGCGAGGCAAGGTCGGCGGGGCTGTGA
- a CDS encoding phosphatidylglycerol lysyltransferase domain-containing protein yields MSSRIDGDKSGQVPSRAGRILRGPRPETVPGLVGMAVTVVGLLDIAAGVFPRFRHSRFHAVTEVLPGSLGPFAAALALSAGVLLLLLAHGLKRRKRRAWRAAVVLLPAGAVAQFTYRHSVIGVVIAAALLALLLRHQGEFKALPDPRSRWKALANFVLMSAGSIGLGLVIVNSHPGKVVGNPGVYEQISHVVYGLFGFEGPVDYAGRVSWIVGYSLGALGMLTALTTIYLAFRPEHPAARLTADDEVKLRELLARHGGRDSLGHFALRRDKAVVFSPSGKAAVTYRVVSGVMLASGDPIGDVEAWPGAIERFMEEAKAHSWTPAVMGCSETGGEVWTRETGLDALELGDEAIVDVKDFSLSGRAMRNVRQMVKRIERNGYTTKVRRVSELTEEELEQVRGAADAWRGTDTERGFSMALGRVGDPGDGDCFIATAHRVEEGDTSPFGDLKAVLHFVPWGKDGMSLELMRRDRAADPGMNELLIVASLEASPSLGIEKVSLNFAMFRSALARGEKIGAGPVLRMWRSLLVFLSRWFQIESLYKFNAKFKPRWEPRFVVFRTTRDLPRIGFAAMQAEGFVTLALPRLFASRRRPKPVRTCAHTHVTAVPTQKEREIAAA; encoded by the coding sequence ATGTCTAGCAGGATAGATGGCGATAAGTCCGGACAGGTTCCGAGTCGGGCGGGGCGAATCTTGCGCGGACCACGACCGGAAACCGTGCCCGGCCTGGTGGGTATGGCCGTCACGGTCGTCGGCCTCCTGGACATCGCGGCAGGGGTGTTCCCGCGATTCCGGCACAGCAGGTTCCACGCGGTCACCGAGGTGCTCCCCGGCTCCCTCGGCCCCTTCGCGGCGGCCCTCGCGCTGAGCGCGGGCGTACTGCTGCTGCTGCTCGCGCACGGCCTCAAGCGCCGCAAGCGGCGCGCCTGGCGGGCGGCCGTGGTGCTGCTGCCGGCCGGCGCCGTGGCGCAGTTCACGTACCGGCACTCGGTCATCGGCGTGGTCATCGCGGCGGCGCTCCTCGCGCTGCTGCTGCGCCACCAGGGTGAATTCAAGGCGCTGCCGGACCCGCGCAGCCGCTGGAAGGCGCTCGCGAACTTCGTACTGATGAGCGCCGGTTCGATCGGCCTCGGGCTGGTCATCGTCAACTCCCACCCGGGCAAGGTCGTCGGCAACCCCGGCGTCTACGAGCAGATCAGCCACGTCGTCTACGGGCTGTTCGGCTTCGAGGGACCCGTCGACTACGCGGGCCGGGTCTCCTGGATCGTCGGCTACTCGCTCGGCGCCCTCGGCATGCTGACCGCCCTGACCACGATCTACCTGGCGTTCCGCCCCGAGCACCCGGCCGCGCGGCTCACCGCCGACGACGAGGTCAAGCTGCGCGAGCTGCTGGCCCGGCACGGCGGCCGCGACTCGCTGGGCCACTTCGCGCTCCGCCGCGACAAGGCCGTCGTCTTCTCCCCCAGCGGCAAGGCGGCCGTCACCTACCGCGTCGTCTCCGGCGTGATGCTCGCCTCCGGCGACCCGATCGGCGACGTCGAGGCCTGGCCCGGCGCCATCGAGCGGTTCATGGAGGAGGCCAAGGCGCACTCCTGGACGCCGGCGGTCATGGGGTGCAGCGAGACCGGCGGCGAGGTGTGGACCCGCGAGACCGGGCTGGACGCCCTGGAGCTGGGTGACGAGGCGATTGTCGATGTCAAAGACTTCTCCCTCTCCGGCCGGGCCATGCGCAATGTCCGCCAGATGGTGAAGCGCATCGAGCGCAACGGCTACACCACCAAGGTCCGCCGGGTCAGCGAGCTGACCGAGGAGGAGCTGGAGCAGGTGCGCGGCGCGGCCGACGCGTGGCGCGGCACCGACACCGAGCGGGGCTTCTCGATGGCCCTGGGCCGGGTCGGCGACCCGGGCGACGGCGACTGCTTCATCGCCACCGCGCACCGGGTGGAGGAGGGCGACACCTCGCCGTTCGGCGACCTCAAGGCCGTGCTGCACTTCGTGCCGTGGGGCAAGGACGGCATGTCGCTGGAGCTGATGCGCCGCGACCGCGCCGCCGACCCCGGCATGAACGAGCTGCTGATCGTCGCCTCCCTGGAGGCCTCGCCGTCCCTGGGCATCGAGAAGGTCTCGCTCAACTTCGCGATGTTCCGCTCGGCCCTCGCGCGCGGCGAGAAGATCGGCGCCGGGCCGGTGCTGCGGATGTGGCGCAGCCTGCTGGTGTTCCTGTCGCGCTGGTTCCAGATCGAGTCGCTGTACAAGTTCAACGCGAAGTTCAAGCCCCGCTGGGAGCCGCGCTTCGTGGTGTTCCGCACGACGCGTGACCTGCCGCGCATCGGCTTCGCCGCGATGCAGGCGGAGGGCTTCGTCACCCTGGCCCTCCCCCGCCTCTTCGCGAGCCGCCGCCGCCCCAAGCCGGTCCGCACCTGCGCCCACACCCACGTGACGGCGGTCCCGACCCAGAAGGAACGCGAGATCGCCGCCGCCTAG